The Pantoea trifolii nucleotide sequence GCTGCACATGAATGAAATCATCCAGCGAGGTGGCGGGTGATAAATCAATGGTGACGAATTCGCCCGGCTGCCAGTAGCTGGAGATTTGCAGCACCGCAGGGCCCGATAAGCCGCGATGGGTAAACAGCATCGCCTCTTTAAATAAGGTGCCATCCTGCGCGGTGATGGTGGTGGGCAGCGCGACGCCCGACAGCGTGTTGAGCTGTTCCAGCAGCGGTTTATGCAGCGTGAACGGCACCAATGCCGCGCGCGTCGGGAACACTTTCAGGCCGAACTGATCCGCCACTTTGTAGCCAAACGGCGTGGCGCCGAGGCCCGGCATCGAGAGCCCGCCGCTGGCGATCACCAGTTTTTCGGCCTGCACCAAAGTACCGTTCAGCTGTAAGGTATAGCCGCGGTCGTCGCGCTCGACGCTCAGCACTTCACTGCGCAGTCGCAGCGTCACTTGCCCGGCATCACACTCTTTCAGTAGCAAATCGACAATCTGCTGCGCGGAGTCATCGCAGAATAATTGTCCCAGCGTTTTCTCGTGATACGCAATGCCGTGACGATTGACCAGATCGATGAAATCCCACTGGTTGTAACGCGCCAGCGCCGATTTACAGAAATGCGGGTTGTGCGACAGGTACGCAGCGGGCTCGGTATGCATGTTGGTGAAGTTGCAGCGACCGCCACCCGACATCAATATCTTGCGACCGGCTTTTTTGCCGTTATCCAGCAGCAATACGCGACGACCCAATTGTCCCGCCTGCGCCGCGCAGAACATGCCGGCTGCGCCTG carries:
- a CDS encoding BaiN/RdsA family NAD(P)/FAD-dependent oxidoreductase — protein: MEKFDVIIIGAGAAGMFCAAQAGQLGRRVLLLDNGKKAGRKILMSGGGRCNFTNMHTEPAAYLSHNPHFCKSALARYNQWDFIDLVNRHGIAYHEKTLGQLFCDDSAQQIVDLLLKECDAGQVTLRLRSEVLSVERDDRGYTLQLNGTLVQAEKLVIASGGLSMPGLGATPFGYKVADQFGLKVFPTRAALVPFTLHKPLLEQLNTLSGVALPTTITAQDGTLFKEAMLFTHRGLSGPAVLQISSYWQPGEFVTIDLSPATSLDDFIHVQREAHPNLSLKNSLAKILPKRLVEVLQELKQIPDVTLKQLNSKQQGELVNMLHQWRVQPNGTEGYRTAEVTLGGVDTTQLSSKTMEARDVPGLFFIGEVVDVTGWLGGYNFQWAWSSAWACAQAL